A single genomic interval of Syntrophobotulus glycolicus DSM 8271 harbors:
- the istB gene encoding IS21-like element helper ATPase IstB: MRPIDRVSGLLSDLRMNPIDFEALFAGKNTLTPVESVELFLQEQQRLRIQKQNLLRCRRANLPAEKTMDSFDFGFQRSVSKEQMLRLSDMTWVEQAYNVCFLGPPGVGKTHLALSLAVKGLDLGYAVAFETLDNLMKILKTAEISGASKRRLKYLSKAALVIVDEVGFMPLSPAEANLFFSFVSSMAERTSLIITSNKGFDEWAEFLGDATITTAILDRLIHRCEILNMTGNSYRLEHRKSIT, translated from the coding sequence ATGCGCCCCATTGACCGGGTAAGTGGACTGCTTTCCGACTTGCGCATGAACCCCATAGATTTTGAAGCACTTTTTGCTGGGAAGAACACCTTGACCCCCGTGGAAAGCGTAGAGCTGTTTTTGCAGGAACAGCAACGGCTTCGGATACAAAAGCAAAATCTGTTGCGCTGCCGCAGAGCCAACTTACCGGCTGAGAAAACCATGGATTCGTTTGACTTTGGATTCCAGCGCAGTGTTTCCAAGGAGCAGATGCTGCGACTGAGCGATATGACTTGGGTTGAGCAAGCGTACAACGTTTGTTTTCTGGGGCCTCCCGGCGTTGGAAAAACACATCTTGCTCTGTCCCTGGCTGTGAAGGGGCTGGACTTGGGCTATGCGGTGGCCTTTGAAACCTTAGACAACCTGATGAAGATTCTCAAGACGGCCGAAATCTCCGGGGCCAGCAAACGGCGGCTCAAATATCTAAGCAAGGCTGCGCTGGTAATTGTTGATGAAGTGGGTTTTATGCCGCTCTCGCCAGCAGAGGCCAATCTGTTCTTTAGCTTTGTATCTTCCATGGCCGAGCGCACTTCGCTGATTATTACATCCAACAAAGGGTTTGACGAGTGGGCCGAGTTCCTTGGCGATGCGACCATTACAACCGCTATCCTAGACCGTCTGATTCACCGCTGCGAGATCCTCAACATGACGGGCAACAGTTACCGCTTAGAGCACCGCAAAAGCATTACCTGA
- the istA gene encoding IS21 family transposase — protein sequence MKGYSVYSKIQQLKEQGFRKDAVAKSLGLNWRTVDRYWKMTVDEYETNTASVCKVRLLDDYQDTIVCWLRDYPTLSAAQVCDWLKEHYKATFSERTVSRYVKDLRNTYDLRKAPNPRDYAAVPELPMGQQLQVDFGEKWLKNVGSGRTKVYTAAFVLAHSRFKYAELQSRPYAATDLVRACHHCFRYMGGIPQELVLDQDSIVCVAENAGDIIHTYEFEKLRQECKLSIYMCRGADPESKGKIESTVKYVKGNFLENRLYVDDDILNSSCLDWLERTANAKIHGTTKRVPAEVFAEEREHLRPLVECAETHGATLCRTVRKDNTILYDSNRYSVPLGTYNRQKEVCIVPKDGMLFIQTVFGEPICEHRLSSGRGLLIQSTSHQRDRTSSLDQMQAALGVLLLGKADDFLQEIRTEKSRYARDQFKLIHTLCDQYGIEAVLEAADFCHDSKLYSANYIKGYLEHRVPKQPEPPALLLPVSSAKYHVTTQKRSLSVYAKAGGAK from the coding sequence ATGAAGGGATATTCTGTGTATAGTAAAATACAGCAACTCAAAGAACAAGGATTCCGAAAAGATGCCGTGGCAAAAAGCCTTGGCCTTAACTGGAGAACGGTGGACCGCTATTGGAAGATGACCGTAGATGAGTATGAAACCAACACAGCCAGCGTGTGCAAGGTCAGACTGCTGGACGATTACCAGGACACCATCGTCTGCTGGCTGCGGGATTATCCCACACTGAGTGCGGCTCAGGTTTGTGATTGGTTAAAAGAACACTACAAAGCGACCTTTAGCGAACGCACGGTCTCCCGATATGTGAAAGACCTGCGCAACACGTATGATCTCCGCAAAGCCCCCAATCCACGAGACTATGCAGCCGTTCCGGAATTGCCCATGGGGCAGCAGCTGCAAGTGGATTTTGGCGAGAAGTGGTTGAAAAACGTAGGCAGTGGCCGCACCAAGGTCTATACAGCCGCCTTTGTTCTGGCCCACTCCCGTTTTAAATATGCCGAGCTGCAGAGTCGCCCCTACGCCGCTACCGATTTAGTGCGAGCCTGCCACCACTGCTTTCGGTATATGGGGGGAATCCCGCAAGAACTGGTCTTAGACCAGGACAGTATCGTTTGTGTGGCAGAAAATGCTGGCGATATCATCCATACCTATGAGTTTGAAAAACTCCGGCAGGAATGCAAACTGAGCATTTATATGTGCCGTGGCGCCGACCCGGAAAGCAAAGGCAAGATAGAAAGCACCGTAAAATATGTGAAGGGCAATTTCCTGGAAAACCGACTCTACGTGGATGATGATATCCTAAACAGCAGCTGCCTGGATTGGCTGGAACGTACCGCCAATGCCAAAATCCACGGAACAACCAAGCGCGTTCCTGCGGAAGTCTTTGCCGAAGAACGGGAACACCTGCGTCCACTGGTCGAGTGCGCAGAAACTCATGGCGCCACCCTTTGCAGAACGGTCCGCAAGGACAATACCATTCTTTATGACAGCAACCGATATTCCGTTCCGCTTGGCACTTACAACAGGCAGAAAGAGGTTTGCATTGTGCCTAAGGACGGCATGTTATTCATCCAGACGGTTTTTGGAGAGCCAATCTGCGAGCACCGCCTTTCCAGCGGGAGAGGTCTGCTTATCCAAAGTACAAGCCACCAACGCGATAGGACCAGTTCCCTGGATCAGATGCAAGCTGCACTAGGCGTGCTTCTGCTTGGCAAGGCGGATGATTTCCTCCAGGAGATCCGTACCGAGAAATCCCGGTATGCCAGAGACCAGTTTAAACTGATCCACACACTCTGCGACCAGTATGGTATTGAGGCTGTCCTGGAAGCGGCTGATTTTTGTCATGACAGCAAACTCTACAGTGCCAACTACATAAAAGGCTATCTGGAGCACAGGGTCCCTAAACAGCCCGAACCGCCAGCGCTGCTCCTTCCGGTGAGCAGTGCAAAATACCATGTGACAACGCAAAAGCGCTCCCTTAGCGTCTATGCCAAGGCGGGAGGTGCTAAATAA
- a CDS encoding helix-turn-helix domain-containing protein, producing MKKSTINNAYDQMFKDYPDILDVDQMSAMLGVSTKTGYKIINDGKILCIKVGRAYRIPKINVIKYLRISLCKW from the coding sequence ATGAAAAAATCAACTATAAATAATGCATATGATCAAATGTTTAAGGATTACCCCGACATTTTGGACGTAGATCAAATGAGTGCAATGCTTGGCGTCAGCACTAAAACGGGTTATAAAATTATAAATGATGGGAAAATCCTTTGTATTAAAGTAGGGCGGGCATATAGAATTCCAAAGATAAATGTAATAAAATATTTGAGAATTTCCCTTTGTAAATGGTAA
- a CDS encoding ATP-binding protein, translating to MYIKRHMEDTVKKIEKMFGAVIVTGPRQVGKTTLLKEIKPDIPYLTLDDPIMLRTAVEESGTFFKASPPPVFVDEIQYAPNLFPYIKMALDQSHKKGQFYLSGSQQFKLMKNVSESLAGRIGIMNLLGLSLREISGISFSNPFIPTPEYFAERKQELVDTDYQNIWKTIHRGSMPEMYAGGEAMDWQLFYGAYTKAYIERDVRELTQVGDEVKFINFMTSIASCTGQLLNLASVARDVGISQPTADRWLSVLRASNIVCLLQPYFNNVAKRAIKTPKLYFLDTGLAAYLTRWNTPEVLQNGAMAGAFFETFVISEIIKSYYNAGMLEPPLYYYRDKEQNEIDLMIYQDMTLYPIEIKKHADPKRDDIAAFNMLDKLGNVKRGPGGVVCMYDKLLPFGGDDMVIPLKYL from the coding sequence ATGTATATCAAACGGCACATGGAAGATACCGTGAAAAAAATCGAGAAGATGTTTGGTGCTGTCATTGTGACCGGTCCCAGGCAGGTAGGCAAAACCACCTTGCTGAAAGAGATCAAACCGGATATCCCATACCTGACGCTGGATGACCCGATTATGCTTCGGACTGCGGTAGAGGAATCCGGCACCTTTTTCAAGGCGTCGCCGCCACCGGTTTTCGTTGACGAAATTCAATATGCGCCCAACCTTTTTCCATATATTAAAATGGCTCTGGATCAAAGCCATAAGAAAGGTCAGTTTTATCTGTCGGGATCACAGCAATTCAAGCTGATGAAAAATGTCAGTGAATCACTGGCGGGCCGCATCGGGATCATGAATCTGCTTGGGCTTTCCCTGCGTGAAATTAGCGGGATTTCGTTTAGCAATCCTTTCATCCCAACGCCGGAATACTTCGCCGAACGCAAACAGGAATTGGTCGACACCGACTATCAAAACATCTGGAAAACCATTCATCGCGGAAGTATGCCGGAAATGTACGCGGGCGGCGAGGCTATGGACTGGCAGCTGTTCTATGGCGCTTATACCAAGGCCTATATAGAACGGGATGTCCGAGAGCTTACGCAGGTCGGTGACGAGGTCAAGTTCATTAATTTCATGACTTCAATAGCAAGCTGCACAGGACAGCTCTTGAACCTGGCTTCAGTTGCCCGAGATGTAGGCATCAGTCAGCCCACAGCCGACCGTTGGCTGTCGGTTCTGCGCGCCTCTAATATCGTTTGTCTGCTCCAGCCTTACTTCAACAATGTCGCAAAACGGGCTATAAAAACACCTAAGCTTTATTTCCTGGATACCGGCCTTGCTGCCTATCTGACCCGTTGGAACACGCCAGAGGTCCTGCAAAACGGAGCTATGGCCGGGGCTTTTTTTGAAACCTTCGTTATCTCCGAAATAATCAAAAGCTACTATAACGCGGGCATGCTTGAGCCGCCGCTCTATTACTACAGGGATAAGGAACAGAATGAGATTGACCTGATGATTTATCAGGATATGACCTTATACCCGATCGAGATTAAAAAGCATGCTGACCCAAAGCGGGATGACATTGCGGCGTTCAATATGCTGGATAAGCTGGGCAACGTGAAACGCGGCCCCGGAGGTGTGGTGTGCATGTATGACAAGCTCCTGCCATTTGGCGGGGACGATATGGTTATCCCGCTGAAGTATTTATAA
- a CDS encoding IS3 family transposase (programmed frameshift), whose amino-acid sequence MNKRNHYPAEFKTKVVLEVIQEASTVNEIAAKYGISPVVISRWKQEFLERAAEVFKKGPSDAEKELDKQQRHVAELERKVGQLTYEVDWLKKKNLSKLSEPTGRKSFVDRDNPRISVKRQAQLLSINRSSVYRRISEQKTLSDAELFVMRRIDEIHTGEPTWGYRTITTILRRDYGLLINRKRVRRILRDMGIYTIYPKPNLSKRYHSQYIRPYLLRKLEINRPDQVWGIDITYIRMKKGFMYLFVIIDWYSRYIVDYELSSTLDKSFVLSCLKRAMSHRKPEIINSDQGGHFTNPDYILLLESAGVKISMDGRGQCLDNARTERFFRTLKYDRIYVNEYATPRELRQMLNEYMKTYNTYRPHSSLAGVCPLDVYSKSKRIVAA is encoded by the exons ATGAATAAGCGAAACCATTATCCAGCCGAGTTTAAAACCAAGGTAGTCCTGGAGGTAATACAGGAAGCCTCCACCGTCAATGAAATTGCCGCAAAGTACGGTATCAGTCCTGTTGTTATCAGCCGCTGGAAGCAAGAGTTTCTGGAACGAGCCGCGGAGGTATTTAAGAAAGGGCCTTCGGATGCCGAGAAAGAACTTGATAAACAGCAGCGTCACGTAGCAGAACTTGAACGCAAGGTTGGTCAGCTCACCTACGAGGTGGACTGGCTCAA AAAAAAAAATCTGAGCAAATTGTCGGAGCCGACTGGCAGAAAAAGTTTCGTTGACCGGGACAATCCCCGAATTAGCGTTAAGCGCCAGGCGCAATTGCTGAGCATTAACCGCAGCAGTGTTTACCGCCGTATTTCTGAGCAGAAGACCCTTTCCGATGCGGAATTATTTGTGATGCGCCGGATCGATGAGATCCACACGGGTGAGCCAACCTGGGGCTACCGAACCATTACAACAATCCTGAGAAGAGACTATGGCTTGCTTATCAACAGAAAACGAGTTCGCCGCATCCTGCGGGATATGGGGATTTACACAATTTATCCGAAACCCAATCTAAGCAAACGGTACCATTCCCAATACATCCGGCCGTACTTGTTGCGCAAGCTGGAAATCAACCGGCCGGATCAGGTGTGGGGGATAGACATTACATATATTCGAATGAAAAAAGGATTCATGTACCTATTCGTCATTATCGATTGGTACAGCCGCTATATTGTTGACTACGAACTGTCCAGTACGCTTGATAAATCTTTTGTCCTGAGTTGCTTAAAACGTGCCATGAGTCATAGAAAGCCCGAAATTATCAACAGTGACCAGGGGGGCCATTTCACGAATCCAGATTATATTTTGCTGCTCGAAAGCGCCGGCGTGAAAATTTCCATGGATGGCCGAGGGCAATGCCTTGATAATGCCCGAACCGAGAGATTCTTCAGAACGTTGAAATATGACAGAATATACGTCAATGAATACGCGACGCCGCGGGAACTCAGACAGATGCTCAACGAATACATGAAAACCTACAATACCTATCGTCCCCATTCTTCATTAGCTGGGGTCTGTCCCTTAGATGTCTACTCAAAAAGTAAGCGCATTGTGGCTGCTTAA
- a CDS encoding Fic family protein, which produces MIKKGRSYLIPADAEKPIDGRKLRGKAVPVLYRSLFTRIDLKKEKLDACRPLTPGETARLRDEFMIEFTYNSNAIEGNTLTLQETALVLEGITIDQKPLKDHLEVVGHRDAFVYVQQLVGNKVPLEERIIKEIHSLVLMDRPEDKGVYRRIPVRIMGAAHEPSQPYMIPKKMEQLIEDCNKKRGTMHPLERIAWFHLIFEGIHPFIDGNGRTGRLIMNFDMMQNGYPPVNIKFTDRKRYYDAFDDYYQDGNADSMVLMIGQYVEERLDRYLEILSK; this is translated from the coding sequence GTGATAAAAAAAGGCCGTTCCTATTTGATCCCTGCAGATGCTGAAAAGCCCATAGACGGGAGAAAACTGCGAGGTAAAGCGGTGCCTGTACTGTACCGTTCACTGTTTACGAGAATTGACTTAAAAAAAGAGAAGCTTGATGCCTGTAGGCCACTGACGCCGGGTGAAACAGCCCGTTTACGCGATGAATTTATGATTGAGTTTACTTATAACTCGAATGCGATTGAGGGTAATACCCTGACGCTTCAGGAGACAGCTTTGGTTTTAGAGGGCATTACCATTGACCAGAAACCGCTGAAAGACCATTTGGAGGTTGTGGGGCATCGGGATGCTTTTGTCTATGTGCAACAGCTTGTAGGCAATAAAGTTCCTTTAGAAGAAAGGATTATAAAAGAAATCCATTCCCTTGTACTGATGGATCGGCCTGAAGATAAGGGTGTGTATCGTCGTATTCCGGTTCGCATCATGGGGGCAGCCCATGAGCCGTCGCAGCCTTATATGATTCCAAAGAAGATGGAACAGTTGATTGAGGATTGTAACAAAAAAAGAGGAACAATGCATCCCCTTGAGAGAATCGCATGGTTCCATCTCATTTTTGAAGGCATCCATCCTTTTATTGATGGCAATGGACGAACAGGCAGGCTGATTATGAATTTTGACATGATGCAAAACGGCTACCCACCGGTTAATATTAAATTTACAGACCGAAAACGGTATTATGATGCCTTCGATGATTACTACCAGGATGGAAATGCAGACTCAATGGTGTTGATGATCGGCCAATATGTGGAGGAGCGACTGGATCGCTATCTGGAAATATTATCTAAATAG
- a CDS encoding RNA polymerase sigma factor, giving the protein MDIDNLVMLYGKAVYGFCLRLAKNKNDADDLYQETFLKAMELCTKIDKGNNPKGFLISLAVGLWKNNRRKYLRRQRIAPEEELNEESVSSFMFVNPSTPEEILLLKERCAVVRTAADKLNDKLKIPLYMYYTAEMSVEDIASALRIPQGTVKSRLYKARKTLKNALEVG; this is encoded by the coding sequence ATGGATATTGATAATCTTGTGATGCTGTATGGTAAAGCCGTTTACGGATTCTGCCTAAGGCTTGCGAAAAACAAAAACGATGCAGATGACCTGTATCAGGAGACCTTCCTAAAAGCGATGGAACTGTGCACCAAAATTGATAAAGGCAATAATCCGAAAGGATTTCTCATTTCCCTTGCAGTTGGGCTATGGAAGAACAATCGCCGCAAATATCTTAGACGGCAAAGAATAGCACCCGAGGAAGAACTGAACGAAGAGAGCGTCAGCAGCTTCATGTTCGTCAATCCATCAACGCCCGAAGAGATCCTCCTATTGAAAGAACGCTGCGCAGTAGTGCGGACTGCAGCGGATAAGCTGAATGACAAGCTTAAAATACCCCTGTACATGTATTACACTGCGGAAATGTCCGTTGAAGATATCGCATCAGCACTTAGGATTCCGCAGGGTACCGTAAAAAGCAGGCTTTACAAGGCTCGTAAGACTCTAAAAAATGCTTTGGAGGTTGGTTAA
- a CDS encoding GNAT family N-acetyltransferase gives MLEIYYPNNSEDIRNVRFLFEDYANSMGFDLDYQNFNEELEELPGKYSLPHGFLLLAKFNNNAVGCVAIKKIGKKTCEMKRLYVIPSYRR, from the coding sequence ATGTTAGAAATATATTATCCAAATAATTCTGAGGATATTAGAAATGTAAGATTTCTTTTTGAAGACTATGCAAATTCAATGGGTTTTGATTTAGATTATCAGAATTTCAACGAAGAACTTGAGGAATTACCCGGGAAGTACTCGCTACCACACGGTTTTCTTTTACTTGCAAAATTCAACAATAACGCAGTAGGATGCGTAGCTATTAAGAAAATAGGCAAAAAAACTTGTGAAATGAAAAGGCTATATGTAATACCTTCTTATAGAAGATAG
- a CDS encoding serine hydrolase domain-containing protein produces the protein MKKVISKRKKILRYVVISVLAVVLAFGIFTAIAAYRMSLIPSMTFQKMLNYTTKDNKDAVITVGIIKGASMSYTVYGKSGTILPSKEYTYEIGSATKTFTCSLLCKAISEGRVKLTDSIDRYISLPESNYYPTFGKLVTHTSGYKGYYFNWQMVNNFFHRQKNDFYGISEETLAKQISMHIVRDKEYPFYYSNFGISVVGIALSHIYGKDYTSAMNDFIVSDLSLEHTKIADGSGDLKGYWNWKSDDGYIPAGAITSTIGDMLEYVDLHMTESIPYLALGHQEVAKINATQKQYEKMNIRTDAAGIGWMIDKQNNIIWHNGGTSNFNSYIAFDPKDQVGVVILSNLSPNYRIPATVMGARLMLDLQSKP, from the coding sequence ATGAAAAAAGTCATATCAAAAAGAAAGAAAATATTAAGATATGTGGTCATCTCCGTTTTGGCAGTGGTGCTTGCTTTTGGTATTTTTACGGCGATTGCGGCATATCGGATGAGCCTGATACCGTCAATGACCTTTCAGAAGATGTTAAACTATACGACAAAGGATAATAAAGATGCCGTAATCACTGTTGGCATTATTAAAGGAGCGTCAATGTCTTATACTGTTTACGGCAAAAGCGGAACCATTTTGCCCAGCAAAGAGTATACGTATGAAATCGGCTCAGCTACAAAAACATTCACTTGCTCATTATTGTGTAAGGCCATTTCAGAGGGAAGAGTTAAACTGACTGATTCGATTGATAGATATATATCGTTACCGGAAAGCAATTATTATCCGACCTTCGGAAAACTTGTGACACATACATCCGGATATAAAGGCTATTATTTTAATTGGCAAATGGTAAATAATTTTTTCCACAGACAAAAAAACGATTTTTACGGCATCAGTGAAGAAACACTCGCCAAACAAATATCGATGCATATTGTTCGGGATAAGGAATACCCTTTTTATTACTCGAATTTTGGAATTTCCGTTGTTGGAATTGCCTTATCCCATATATACGGTAAAGACTATACTTCAGCGATGAATGATTTTATTGTTTCCGACTTAAGCCTTGAGCACACAAAAATAGCTGACGGCTCAGGAGACCTGAAGGGATATTGGAATTGGAAATCCGATGACGGATATATTCCGGCAGGAGCAATAACATCTACAATTGGAGATATGTTAGAATATGTGGATTTGCACATGACGGAGAGCATACCATATTTGGCTTTGGGTCACCAGGAGGTGGCCAAAATTAACGCGACCCAAAAGCAGTATGAAAAAATGAACATCAGAACGGATGCTGCCGGCATCGGTTGGATGATCGATAAACAGAACAACATAATCTGGCATAACGGCGGGACAAGCAACTTTAACAGTTACATCGCGTTTGATCCCAAGGACCAGGTTGGTGTTGTTATTCTTTCAAACCTTTCTCCTAATTACAGAATTCCTGCAACCGTCATGGGTGCAAGACTTATGCTTGACCTGCAAAGTAAACCATGA